DNA from Parageobacillus thermoglucosidasius:
AATTAGACTACTGCAACAATTGCATCGATGGCATCAACACGCCGGAAGCGTATGAAAAATTGCTATATGACTGCATGCGCGGCGACGCAACCAACTTTACGCATTGGGATGAAGTGGCCGCTTCATGGCAATTCGTCGATCCTATTTCCGAAGTATGGGAAAACACAAAAGCGGCCGATTTTCCAAACTATGAAGCCGGATCAATGGGACCGAAAGCTTCTGATATGTTGCTTGAAAAAGACGGGTTCCGTTGGTGGCCGATTCATCATCATCGATAAAAGAAAGGAGAGCACGTTATGACGAAGTTTTATGATGTGACTGCGCCAATTTTTGAAGGAATGCCCGTGTATAAAAATAAACCGGAAAAACAGCCGAAACTAACGAGTGTGACAAACAATTACGTCACCGAATCCCGCATCGACATGGACGTGCATACCGGAACCCATATTGATGCGCCGCTTCACATGGTCCAAGGCGGCAAAACGTTTGAAACGATTTCTCTCGACCGCCTCATCGGGCCATGCAAATTGTTTGACTTAACGCATGTCAATGACAAAATAACGAAAGACGATATCGCTTCATTAGATATTGGCGAAAATGATTTTGTGTTGTTCAAAACGAAAAACTCGCTGGAAGACGCATTTAACTTTGAGTTTATTTATGTTGCCGAAGATGCGGCCCGTTATCTTGCCGATAAAAAAATCCGCGGTGTCGGCATCGACGCCTTAGGCATCGAACGGAGCCAGCCGGGACATCCAACCCATAAAACGCTGTTTTCCGCAGGAGTGATCGTCATCGAAGGGCTGCGGTTAAAAGACGTGCCAGAAGGCTCGTACTTTATGGTCGCCGCGCCATTAAAACTGATCGGCACAGACGCCGCGCCGGCGCGCGTCCTTTTATTCGAAAAGATGCAATAAAAATTTCCCCTTATTGCTATGCAATAAGGGGAAATTTTTTTACTTCTTCAGCCATTCTGTATGGAAAACTCCTTCTTTATCAACACGTTCATATGTGTGCGCGCCGAAGTAGTCACGCTGCGCTTGGATCAAATTGGCCGGCAATGTTTCCATCCGGTAGCTGTCATAATACGCCAACGCGCTTGAGAATGCCGGAACCGGAATGCCGCGCATGACGGCGACCGCAATAATTTCCCGCAACGCTTCTTGATAATTTTCGACAATTTCTTTGAAATAAGGGTCCAATAATAAGTTTGGCAGCTGCGGATCGCGGTCATACGCCTCTTTAATTTTTTGCAAAAACTGTGCGCGAATGATGCAACCGCCGCGGAAAATCATCGCGATATTGCCGTATTGCAAGTTCCAGTTATATTCATCAGACGCTGCTTTCATTTGCGCAAAGCCTTGCGCGTACGAGCAAATTTTGCTCATGTAAAGCGCGCGGCGCACCGCCTCAATAAAGCGGTCGCGATCTCCTTCAAACGGCTTCACCGCAGGGCCGGAAAGAAGCTTGCTTGCTTTGACGCGTTCGTCTTTCATCGCCGAAATAAAGCGGGCAAACACGGATTCCGTAATGATTGGAAGCGGCACTCCCAAATCAAGCGCATTTTGGCTTGTCCATTTTCCCGTTCCTTTTTGCCCTGCTTTGTCCAAAATCACATCGACAAGCGGTTTGCCTGTTTCTTCATCGATTTTCGTGAAAATGTCTGCCGTAATTTCGATTAAATAGCTGTTTAATTCTCCTTTATTCCATTCAGCAAACACTTCATGCAATTCTTGCGCATTCAAACCGAGCACATGTTTCAATAAGAAATACGCTTCAGCAATGAGCTGCATATCGCCATATTCAATGCCGTTATGCACCATTTTCACATAATGCCCCGCACCGTCCGGACCGATGTACGTCGTGCACGGCTCGCCGTTGACTTTCGCGGCGATCGCTTCAAAAATCGGGCGCACAAGTTCATGCGCTTCTTTTTGGCCGCCCGGCATGATTGACGGTCCTTTCAGCGCTCCTTCTTCGCCGCCGGAAACGCCGGTGCCGATAAAGTGAATGCCAAGTTCCGCCAATTCTTTGTTGCGGCGCTGCGTATCTTTGAAATACGTATTGCCGCCATCGATTAAAATATCGCCTTTTTCCAAATACGGCTTTAATTGTTCAATCGTTGCATCTGTCGGCGCGCCCGCTTTCACCATCAACAATATTTTCCGCGGTTTTTCGAGCGCATTCACAAACTCTTCGATGCTATATGTACCGACAATATTTTTGCCTTCCGCTTCCTTTAAAAACTCGTCCGTCTTCTCACGGGAACGGTTATACACGGCAACGGAATAGCCTTTGCTTTCAATATTTAACGCAAGGTTTTTTCCCATTACTGCTAACCCAATAACGCCGATTTGTTGTTTTGCCATCGCTAAACGTTCCTTTCTATCCTTTTAATTGTTTGTTCATGAAAGAACATACCACAGTTCATTTTACCATATCAAGTTTTGCGTTACATTTAGAGTGAATTGAAAAAATCTTACCATGAACCTCAAACACGCCGATCCGTTAAAAATTCCTTATCCCTTTTTAAGATGACGACGGTTTCTTGACTAAATCCGTTTTATTCACCTTTGCATTAAAACAATGCCAAACAGCGATCGCAAACGTTCGTTGTTCATTATTCCGCATAAAAGCAAAAAGAGTCCTGAAACTTGGACTCTTTCACATTCTTAATATCCGCCATATCCGCTCTGTTGATGGCCATATGGATGATGCGGCTGATGTTGATGGTGTGGATGATGCGGATGGTGTGGATGGTGTGGATGATGTGGAAAGTGATGATAATATGGAAAATGATAAGGGTAATGCGGATATTGTGGATAATGATGATACGGATAATGCTGGTGCGGGGAATATCCGCCAGTCGGATACCCTCCAAATTGTCTGTCGTCCATGTCCAATTCCTCCTTTATTATTTCATGCGATAACGGATTAGGAAACGAATGGAATTTGTTTCTTCATTTCTAGGATATGCGCGGAAGGCGGAAATGTATGGGCGAAAACCTAAATGCGTAAAAACAAAAAAGGCCGCATGCCGCAGCCTCTCATCTGAAATGAGACAGTAGTTTTCCACTATCATTCAGCGCTTTCCAATGCTTTAAGAAAAAACTCTCATTATTGCTGGCTGTGAATATGCTCCTTTATCGCTTGTGCCCCTTCTAAATTCTCAAATAATTGATTCGGGTCAATTAATGTAATCAATCGTTCCGGCAGGCTGGCAATGCCAATAAAATAAGGTGTTTGTCGATATGCAAGCATATTCACTTGTTTGACTGACTCCTCTGGAATATCGAGAATTTCTTTCGCCTCATCGACAATGAAGGCCACAGAAATATCTTCGGTCGCTGTGACAACAAGCCTTGTCTTATCCGTTTCTTCAAAAGGGCGCCCATATAACAGTGTCCGCGTATCCAGCACGGGCACTAATTCGCCGCGAATGCGGACGACTCCGACCACATAATCTGGCATTTGCGGAACGACAGTCGGCGCTGCCATTTTTTCAATGGAGATGACATACGAAACCGGTACCGCGTATTGCTCGCTCTCTAACTGAAAAACGACAAACTTGTTCATTCACCGTCCCCTCTCCTCTCTTATTCTATGCAAAGAGAGCATCCTGACACGGATGCCCCGTTATCATTTTGCTACTTCTTCGACGATCGCCACAACCATTTCCGTTAATTTCACAAGCTCTGCAATCGGCATGCGTTCATTCGTCGTATGAATCTCTTCGTAGCCGACCGCCAAATTAACCGTCGGAATGCCAAAGCCGGCAATGACGTTTGCATCGCTGCCGCCGCCGCTGCGAAGCAATTCGCACGGACGCCCGATTTTAGCCGCGGCTCGTTTCGCGATTTCGACAACATGATCGCCATCGCCAAACTTAAAGCCCGGATACATTACTTCCACATCCACTTCGGCGCGCCCGCCCATTTCTGCCGCGGCTGTTTCAAATGCTTCTTTCATTTTCGCAACTTGCGCTTCCATTTTTTCCGGCACTAGCGAGCGCGCTTCTGCTAAAATATCGACGCGGTCACAAACGATGTTCGTTTGCGTTCCGCCCTCAAAGCGGCCGATGTTTGCTGTCGTTTCTTCATCAATGCGGCCGAGCGGCATTTTCGCGATCGCTTTAGCGGCGATCGTTATCGCGGAAACCCCTTTTTCCGGAGCCACGCCGGCATGCGCCGTTTTTCCGTGGACAACGACTTTCAATTTCGCCTGTGTCGGCGCGGCGATAACAATGTTTCCAACTTTGCCGTCACTATCCAGCGCATAGCCGAATTTCGCTTGAATAAGCGACGGATCGAGCGCCTTCGCTCCGACAAGCCCGGATTCTTCCCCGACCGTAATAATAAACTGAATCGTGCCGTGCGGAATGTTTTGTTCCTTTAAGACGCGAATCGCTTCAAACATCACCGCTAGTCCGGCTTTATCGTCCGCGCCTAAAATCGTCGTTCCATCGGTCACAATGTATCCGTCTTGAATCGACGGTTTCACTCCTTTTCCCGGAACAACGGTATCCATATGGGACGTAAAATAAATCGGGTCAACACCTTCTTTTGTCGCCTCTAACGTGCAAATCAAATTTCCTGCGCCGTGCCCGGTTTTCGCCGCGGCATCGTCTTCGATGACATGAAGCCCAAGTGCCGCGAATTTTTGTTTTAACACTTTGGCAATGTCACCTTCATGTTTTGTCTCTGAATCGATTTGCACAAGTTCTAAAAATTCATCGACTAAACGTTGCTGATTGATCATTCCATTCTTCCTCCTGCTTATGTACTCATTAAAAGTATACCCGATTTTGCCAATGATTGCGAAACATTGTTTTGGAAGAATAGAAAAAGAAACAAGCCTTGTGAACAAAAAACATTCACTGCCACGCCAGCTTTAAGTGGCGGTTTGGTTTCCTTTCCCCGCTAAAAGCAGTCTCTTCGCACATAAACATACATCATGGCAAATAAACTAACCCGCCGCCCACAAACGGGCAGCGGGTTTCCCTGTTTTATAGCGGAATATTGCCATGTTTTTTCTTCGGGCGCTCTTCATGTTTATGGCGGAGCATATCGAGCGCCTGAATGAGCTTGATTCTCGTATCGCGCGGGTCGATGACGTCATCAACCATGCCGTATTTTGCCGCGACGTACGGATTCGCAAATTTTTGCCGGTACTCTTCAATTTTTTGCGCCCGCGTTACTTCCGGATTCGGGCTATTTTCGATTTCGCTCGCAAAAATGATGTTCGCCGCCCCTTGCGGCCCCATCACGGCGATTTCCGCGTTCGGCCAAGCGTAAACGACATCGGCGCCAATCGACTTGCTGTTAAGCGCCACATACGCGCCTCCGTACGCTTTCCGCAATATAACGGTAATTTTCGGGACGGTCGCCTCGGAATACGCATACAAAATTTTCGCGCCGTGGCGGATGATGCCGCCATGCTCCTGCTTGACACCCGGAAAAAAGCCGGTGACATCTTCAAACGTAATAAGCGGAATGTTAAACGAATCGCAAAAGCGGATAAACCGGGCCGCTTTATCCGACGAATCGATGTCAAGTCCGCCGGCCATAAATTTCGGCTGGTTGCATACAAGCCCGACGACTTCGCCTTTGATGCGGGCAAAACCGATGACAATATTTTTCGCAAAATCTTTTTGCACTTCCATAAATGAACCTTCGTCGACGACTTGGAAAATGACGTTGCGCACATCATACGGACGGACCGCGTCAATCGGCACGACATCGGCCAAATCTGGACGATAGTCGTCCTCGTTTGGAATCGGGCCAAACGGCGGCTTTTCTTGATTGTTTTGCGGCAAATAGCTTAACAGCCGCCGTACTTGCTGAAGCACTTCTTCCTCGGTTGCCCCGGAAAAGTGGGCGTTGCCGCTGATCGTGTTATGGACGCGGGCACCGCCCAAATCTTCAGCGCTGATTTTTTCTCCCGTCACCGCTTCAATCACTTTCGGGCCAGTAATAAACATTTGGCTCGTTTTTTCGACCATAAACACAAAATCGGTGATCGCCGGCGAATAGACGGCGCCGCCTGCACACGGCCCCATAATGACGGAAATTTGCGGAACGACGCCGGAATAAATGGCGTTGCGGTAAAAGATATGCCCATATCCGTCTAACGACAGCACTCCTTCTTGAATGCGCGCGCCGCCGGAATCATTCAAGCCAATGACCGGCGCTCCTGTTTTTGCGGCTAAATCCATAATATTGGCAATTTTCTTCGCGTGCATTTCCCCAAGCGCGCCGCCAAATACAGTAAAATCTTGGGAAAAAACAAATACAGTCCTGCCGTTGATTTTCCCATACCCGGTCACGACGCCGTCTCCCGGTCCTTTTTTTCCATCAAGTCCGAAAT
Protein-coding regions in this window:
- a CDS encoding cyclase family protein; the encoded protein is MTKFYDVTAPIFEGMPVYKNKPEKQPKLTSVTNNYVTESRIDMDVHTGTHIDAPLHMVQGGKTFETISLDRLIGPCKLFDLTHVNDKITKDDIASLDIGENDFVLFKTKNSLEDAFNFEFIYVAEDAARYLADKKIRGVGIDALGIERSQPGHPTHKTLFSAGVIVIEGLRLKDVPEGSYFMVAAPLKLIGTDAAPARVLLFEKMQ
- the gndA gene encoding NADP-dependent phosphogluconate dehydrogenase, translated to MAKQQIGVIGLAVMGKNLALNIESKGYSVAVYNRSREKTDEFLKEAEGKNIVGTYSIEEFVNALEKPRKILLMVKAGAPTDATIEQLKPYLEKGDILIDGGNTYFKDTQRRNKELAELGIHFIGTGVSGGEEGALKGPSIMPGGQKEAHELVRPIFEAIAAKVNGEPCTTYIGPDGAGHYVKMVHNGIEYGDMQLIAEAYFLLKHVLGLNAQELHEVFAEWNKGELNSYLIEITADIFTKIDEETGKPLVDVILDKAGQKGTGKWTSQNALDLGVPLPIITESVFARFISAMKDERVKASKLLSGPAVKPFEGDRDRFIEAVRRALYMSKICSYAQGFAQMKAASDEYNWNLQYGNIAMIFRGGCIIRAQFLQKIKEAYDRDPQLPNLLLDPYFKEIVENYQEALREIIAVAVMRGIPVPAFSSALAYYDSYRMETLPANLIQAQRDYFGAHTYERVDKEGVFHTEWLKK
- a CDS encoding chemotaxis protein CheW, encoding MNKFVVFQLESEQYAVPVSYVISIEKMAAPTVVPQMPDYVVGVVRIRGELVPVLDTRTLLYGRPFEETDKTRLVVTATEDISVAFIVDEAKEILDIPEESVKQVNMLAYRQTPYFIGIASLPERLITLIDPNQLFENLEGAQAIKEHIHSQQ
- a CDS encoding tripeptidase T — its product is MINQQRLVDEFLELVQIDSETKHEGDIAKVLKQKFAALGLHVIEDDAAAKTGHGAGNLICTLEATKEGVDPIYFTSHMDTVVPGKGVKPSIQDGYIVTDGTTILGADDKAGLAVMFEAIRVLKEQNIPHGTIQFIITVGEESGLVGAKALDPSLIQAKFGYALDSDGKVGNIVIAAPTQAKLKVVVHGKTAHAGVAPEKGVSAITIAAKAIAKMPLGRIDEETTANIGRFEGGTQTNIVCDRVDILAEARSLVPEKMEAQVAKMKEAFETAAAEMGGRAEVDVEVMYPGFKFGDGDHVVEIAKRAAAKIGRPCELLRSGGGSDANVIAGFGIPTVNLAVGYEEIHTTNERMPIAELVKLTEMVVAIVEEVAK
- a CDS encoding acyl-CoA carboxylase subunit beta yields the protein MIDMYDKINELYDRRREIELGGGDDKIEKQHAKGKLTARERIDLLLDEGTFVELNPFIEHRCTDFGLDGKKGPGDGVVTGYGKINGRTVFVFSQDFTVFGGALGEMHAKKIANIMDLAAKTGAPVIGLNDSGGARIQEGVLSLDGYGHIFYRNAIYSGVVPQISVIMGPCAGGAVYSPAITDFVFMVEKTSQMFITGPKVIEAVTGEKISAEDLGGARVHNTISGNAHFSGATEEEVLQQVRRLLSYLPQNNQEKPPFGPIPNEDDYRPDLADVVPIDAVRPYDVRNVIFQVVDEGSFMEVQKDFAKNIVIGFARIKGEVVGLVCNQPKFMAGGLDIDSSDKAARFIRFCDSFNIPLITFEDVTGFFPGVKQEHGGIIRHGAKILYAYSEATVPKITVILRKAYGGAYVALNSKSIGADVVYAWPNAEIAVMGPQGAANIIFASEIENSPNPEVTRAQKIEEYRQKFANPYVAAKYGMVDDVIDPRDTRIKLIQALDMLRHKHEERPKKKHGNIPL